One window of Macrococcus sp. 19Msa1099 genomic DNA carries:
- a CDS encoding response regulator, with amino-acid sequence MKILIVDDEINIRLLFKEILSIQGIEADEAEHGKKGLEMVIVNDYDIIFLDRRMPVMSGEETLREMRKYTDRPIYLISAFQTDEQIKGLKSRGASGILMKPFTIGEVVNIVRKYTK; translated from the coding sequence ATGAAAATACTCATAGTAGATGACGAAATAAATATTCGATTGTTATTTAAAGAAATATTGTCTATTCAAGGTATAGAAGCTGATGAAGCAGAGCATGGTAAAAAGGGACTTGAAATGGTGATAGTTAACGATTATGACATTATATTTTTAGATCGACGGATGCCTGTAATGTCGGGGGAAGAAACATTGAGAGAAATGAGAAAATATACTGATAGACCAATCTACTTAATCTCTGCTTTCCAGACAGATGAACAAATTAAAGGACTTAAAAGTCGTGGCGCATCAGGAATACTAATGAAACCGTTTACTATTGGAGAAGTTGTGAATATTGTGCGAAAATACACAAAGTAG